The Scyliorhinus canicula chromosome 5, sScyCan1.1, whole genome shotgun sequence genome window below encodes:
- the jcada gene encoding junctional protein associated with coronary artery disease isoform X2: MSEKIPGQRGSHLMYSALVELQFKHMICLRLTSGPPLPCSSRPKSGKDVTYWRRRGQDFSVLLDYTNRGDTGYKGNNVTKTQNIPTVEQRGKSSQDAQPKNMQLKSEVVRINEQKLWMSEGQSVTVKEMCEDKWRTAVDRKCQSLGTEEWKASLGRQLSDGDGNRLRHGVLPHVVSDEALKRDGLPHMKKEKSQSLPRVIPESNGKEFQTGLHYVNMSGFDRNRLENQCLKNDLSLQDNGSYCNPKTSSKLTDNFRQSAQLPKAKLTRPLKPPSYELYQQIRKSSEMLPNLHIHGETDGQIAYFAKDSEPSADHNCCPQAPASSSLEPPVYVPPPSYKAPPQPKVGQKCFDKVPTRNNTGQPYQSTETLIDRSQWGLENQESNQAHQKHMSHDIGTKQHLQTKNVNNDLDKDVTHARETYSSSHNGYTDDQKAFVKYIPFDDPRLRHITIVQSEKQYTDADNKYKPWNAKDHVTDVNKTIGPSDHCSAFSVPSGSYYSTQAGLRPIANAANSNRWFVASKPESENGTESEHCCKPYVADQCESSFKYNSRVIPTTNHPVDFPYSSANSKAELHVNQGTVETMTQVKKWEPDSQIFEVQEKKRPKRRMTETIFCLVSVPVKTCEEGSNEDAFINDMGNENIERVMNDSTGNLTEQSFLSMSSSDLELQALTGNMISESGLKRPEPWNEVSSRRAVGYNFNQHRELRASGSWPGDQYRDQETQTSFIKGSRTTRSFTGAMKKAGTGIQMQSPNYSTPESSVLTEGGKRSAEVTTISDEKHKLNNYSIHGQTSLYPSTNSAFSRTAPKQYQVNHINSHQSQLHGVSKSSRERGTDGSAEDQIEERQGCAQTSLNNSKTAVGFGQFLLKPVNRRPWDAISELESFNKEIQEQEDRNIPELQEGNEDDTPTAVQSTSSDKDLSISPITYQKPELCASEKPSAKLTTPKVKEDDGSDKNCSGYMNITPGVQDISKRSVDNNKLSSQSNNLFHKPNNKRTSDTKSSTILNVFTTNHAQFTKLKNEKNVESTNIKRQCININGVRTPMYQLSKKKMQSTNDAGTSISAMAPGKKPVPTLETDCDGSIGKMFSQFDNDQDYLESDLSSLICQKSTKPNTDNLNDLFEQKTAEGISKNESLEERAARILGIDVAVEALISPAKKMLQQGTRKNEAKSPAEVELGYTWDHLIADRENASEEQPGHVKEKPSDFNKLSEWKHNPLYGIPNGNTVLDKLPRYAADSNSELGKRAIINEFFHGPLKEFYNWADKNCCLSIERKTDPGADGKDGNTSETIETSLGKIGSSPNRTALDRLARMKEVDSVSHIRRLSIKSTDSSEDVDEETCGTERGVEETVYSLAGSDKVCTTRKRVISLDQGLESFVSSVTADTENKETTDAYDPSKVETV; encoded by the coding sequence GTTAACCAGTGGTCCTCCATTACCTTGTTCATCTAGGCCCAAATCTGGTAAAGATGTCACCTATTGGAGACGaagagggcaagacttcagtgTTTTATTGGATTACACAAACCGAGGAGACACCGgctacaaaggaaacaatgtgacAAAAACTCAAAACATTCCAACGGTTGAACAACGAGGCAAAAGTTCACAAGATGCACAGCCGAAGAATATGCAGCTTAAATCTGAAGTGGTTCGAATAAATGAGCAAAAGCTTTGGATGTCAGAAGGTCAGAGTGTGACGGTGAAAGAGATGTGTGAAGACAAGTGGAGGACGGCAGTGGATCGTAAGTGTCAAAGCTTGGGCACAGAGGAATGGAAAGCTTCCTTAGGAAGACAGCTGTCTGATGGTGATGGAAACCGATTGAGACATGGCGTATTGCCTCACGTGGTTAGTGATGAAGCATTAAAAAGAGACGGATTGCCACATATGAAAAAGGAGAAGTCTCAGTCATTGCCCAGAGTTATACCAGAAAGTAATGGTAAGGAATTTCAGACAGGTCTACATTATGTAAATATGTCTGGGTTTGACAGAAACAGACTGGAAAATCAATGCTTGAAAAATGATCTTTCATTGCAGGATAATGGCTCTTATTGTAATCCTAAAACAAGTTCAAAATTGACAGACAACTTCAGGCAGAGTGCTCAATTGCCAAAAGCCAAGTTGACTCGACCACTGAAACCTCCCTCCTATGAACTGTATCAGCAAATCAGGAAAAGTTCAGAAATGCTACCTAATCTCCATATACATGGAGAAACGGATGGGCAAATAGCTTATTTTGCCAAGGACAGCGAACCAAGTGCTGACCATAATTGCTGCCCTCAGGCTCCTGCTAGCAGCAGCTTAGAGCCTCCTGTTTATGTGCCTCCCCCATCATACAAAGCACCACCTCAACCGAAAGTTGGTCAGAAATGTTTTGACAAAGTGCCTACTCGCAACAACACAGGCCAGCCCTACCAATCAACAGAGACTCTTATCGATCGGTCTCAATGGGGTCTGGAAAATCAGGAGAGCAATCAAGCTCATCAAAAACACATGTCTCATGATATTGGCACAAAGCAACATCTGCAAACTAAGAATGTAAATAATGATCTGGATAAAGATGTCACTCACGCCAGGGAGACCTATAGTTCATCACATAATGGATACACAGATGACCAAAAGGCTTTTGTCAAGTACATACCGTTTGATGATCCTCGACTTAGGCACATTACAATAGTGCAATCTGAAAAGCAATACACTGACGCAGATAATAAGTATAAACCATGGAATGCAAAGGACCATGTTACAGATGTAAACAAGACAATTGGACCATCAGACCATTGTAGTGCCTTTTCTGTTCCATCAGGGTCATATTACTCCACTCAGGCAGGCCTGAGGCCTATTGCTAATGCTGCGAATAGCAACAGATGGTTTGTCGCATCTAAGCCAGAGAGCGAGAATGGCACTGAGTCTGAACATTGTTGTAAACCATATGTTGCCGACCAGTGTGAGTCCTCATTCAAGTATAATTCAAGGGTTATTCCAACCACCAACCACCCAGTTGACTTTCCATATTCAAGTGCCAATTCTAAAGCAGAACTGCATGTAAATCAAGGCACTGTTGAAACTATGACCCAGGTAAAAAAGTGGGAACCAGATTCCCAAATTTTTGAAGTGCAAGAAAAGAAACGCCCAAAAAGAAGAATGACAGAAACTATTTTTTGTCTGGTTTCTGTGCCTGTCAAAACGTGCGAAGAAGGGTCAAATGAAGATGCATTTATTAATGACATGGGAAATGAAAACATTGAAAGGGTGATGAATGATAGTACCGGAAACTTAACAGAGCAAAGTTTTTTAAGCATGTCTTCCTCTGACTTGGAGTTACAAGCATTGACGGGGAATATGATCTCAGAAAGTGGGTTGAAGAGACCTGAACCCTGGAATGAAGTTAGCAGTCGACGTGCAGTTGGCTATAATTTTAACCAACACAGAGAATTAAGAGCCTCGGGCTCTTGGCCAGGTGACCAGTACCGAGATCAAGAAACGCAAACAAGTTTCATTAAAGGTTCCCGTACCACTCGGTCATTCACTGGTGCCATGAAAAAGGCTGGAACAGGCATCCAGATGCAAAGTCCGAACTACTCAACACCTGAATCCAGTGTATTAACGGAAGGGGGTAAAAGAAGTGCAGAAGTTACAACTATCAGTGATGAGAAACATAAGCTGAATAACTACTCAATACATGGTCAGACGAGCTTATATCCTTCTACCAACAGTGCTTTCTCAAGGACAGCTCCTAAACAGTATCAGGTCAACCATATTAACTCACACCAAAGTCAGCTTCATGGGGTTTCAAAAAGCTCGCGTGAAAGAGGCACAGATGGAAGTGCAGAAGATCAGATCGAAGAGAGACAAGGGTGTGCACAGACTTCATTAAATAATAGCAAGACGGCTGTAGGATTTGGTCAGTTCCTCTTGAAACCTGTAAACCGTCGTCCTTGGGATGCGATCAGTGAATTAGAAAGTTTCAACAAAGAGATTCAGGAACAAGAGGATCGAAACATTCCGGAATTGCAGGAGGGAAATGAAGATGACACACCTACTGCAGTTCAGTCAACAAGCTCGGACAAAGACTTATCAATCAGTCCAATAACCTACCAGAAACCGGAGCTGTGTGCGTCTGAAAAACCATCAGCTAAGCTGACCACGCCCAAAGTAAAGGAGGACGACGGTAGTGATAAAAATTGCTCAGGTTACATGAACATCACCCCTGGTGTGCAAGACATTTCTAAAAGATCCGTTGACAATAATAAATTGAGCAGCCAATCAAACAATCTATTCCATAAACCCAACAACAAAAGAACGTCCGATACTAAGAGCAGCACAATTCTAAATGTATTCACCACAAACCATGCACAATTCACAAAGTTAAAAAATGAAAAGAATGTGGAAAGCACCAATATCAAAAGGCAGTGCATAAACATCAATGGAGTTCGAACGCCCATGTATCAGTTAAGTAAAAAAAAGATGCAAAGCACAAATGATGCAGGCACATCGATCAGTGCGATGGCACCAGGTAAAAAGCCTGTGCCAACTCTGGAGACTGACTGTGATGGCAgcattggaaaaatgttttctcaaTTTGACAATGATCAGGATTATTTAGAATCTGACCTGAGCTCTCTAATCTGTCAGAAAAGCACAAAACCAAACACTGACAACCTGAATGACCTCTTTGAACAAAAAACTGCAGAAGGAATTTCCAAAAATGAATCATTGGAAGAAAGAGCTGCCAGGATTTTGGGAATAGATGTAGCAGTAGAAGCCTTGATTTCTCCAGCGAAGAAGATGCTGCAGCAGGGTACAAGAAAAAATGAGGCAAAATCTCCTGCTGAAGTTGAACTGGGCTATACCTGGGATCATCTTATAGCAGACAGGGAGAATGCTTCAGAAGAGCAACCAGGGCATGTCAAAGAGAAACCATCGGACTTCAACAAACTATCGGAATGGAAACACAACCCACTCTATGGAATCCCAAATGGGAATACTGTACTCGACAAATTACCAAGATATGCTGCTGACAGTAACAGTGAGTTGGGGAAAAGGGCCATCATAAATGAATTCTTTCATGGACCTTTAAAGGAGTTTTATAATTGGGCTGACAAAAATTGCTGTCTGAGCATAGAAAGGAAAACTGACCCAGGTGCAGACGGGAAGGATGGAAACACTTCAGAGACGATTGAAACCTCGCTAGGTAAAATTGGATCGTCCCCAAACCGAACGGCTCTGGACCGCCTGGCCAGAATGAAAGAAGTAGACTCGGTTTCCCACATCAGACGTCTCAGCATTAAAAGTACAGATTCTAGTGAGGACGTTGATGAGGAAACATGTGGCACAGAGCGAGGAGTAGAGGAAACCGTTTACTCTTTGGCCGGAAGTGACAAAGTCTGCACAACAAGGAAGAGAGTCATATCACTGGACCAGGGTTTGGAATCTTTTGTGAGTTCAGTAACGGCAGACACGGAGAACAAAGAGACGACAG
- the jcada gene encoding junctional protein associated with coronary artery disease isoform X1, with the protein MFSVEDLLISHGYQPPKKSSKDKPPSSDENTYTSCQYEVRENPSSHRTVNGYETDTGAYSTSRQARVEGYYSDSEGRERSARRQPGVSCYADAQNLPTFATEEAGLTSGPPLPCSSRPKSGKDVTYWRRRGQDFSVLLDYTNRGDTGYKGNNVTKTQNIPTVEQRGKSSQDAQPKNMQLKSEVVRINEQKLWMSEGQSVTVKEMCEDKWRTAVDRKCQSLGTEEWKASLGRQLSDGDGNRLRHGVLPHVVSDEALKRDGLPHMKKEKSQSLPRVIPESNGKEFQTGLHYVNMSGFDRNRLENQCLKNDLSLQDNGSYCNPKTSSKLTDNFRQSAQLPKAKLTRPLKPPSYELYQQIRKSSEMLPNLHIHGETDGQIAYFAKDSEPSADHNCCPQAPASSSLEPPVYVPPPSYKAPPQPKVGQKCFDKVPTRNNTGQPYQSTETLIDRSQWGLENQESNQAHQKHMSHDIGTKQHLQTKNVNNDLDKDVTHARETYSSSHNGYTDDQKAFVKYIPFDDPRLRHITIVQSEKQYTDADNKYKPWNAKDHVTDVNKTIGPSDHCSAFSVPSGSYYSTQAGLRPIANAANSNRWFVASKPESENGTESEHCCKPYVADQCESSFKYNSRVIPTTNHPVDFPYSSANSKAELHVNQGTVETMTQVKKWEPDSQIFEVQEKKRPKRRMTETIFCLVSVPVKTCEEGSNEDAFINDMGNENIERVMNDSTGNLTEQSFLSMSSSDLELQALTGNMISESGLKRPEPWNEVSSRRAVGYNFNQHRELRASGSWPGDQYRDQETQTSFIKGSRTTRSFTGAMKKAGTGIQMQSPNYSTPESSVLTEGGKRSAEVTTISDEKHKLNNYSIHGQTSLYPSTNSAFSRTAPKQYQVNHINSHQSQLHGVSKSSRERGTDGSAEDQIEERQGCAQTSLNNSKTAVGFGQFLLKPVNRRPWDAISELESFNKEIQEQEDRNIPELQEGNEDDTPTAVQSTSSDKDLSISPITYQKPELCASEKPSAKLTTPKVKEDDGSDKNCSGYMNITPGVQDISKRSVDNNKLSSQSNNLFHKPNNKRTSDTKSSTILNVFTTNHAQFTKLKNEKNVESTNIKRQCININGVRTPMYQLSKKKMQSTNDAGTSISAMAPGKKPVPTLETDCDGSIGKMFSQFDNDQDYLESDLSSLICQKSTKPNTDNLNDLFEQKTAEGISKNESLEERAARILGIDVAVEALISPAKKMLQQGTRKNEAKSPAEVELGYTWDHLIADRENASEEQPGHVKEKPSDFNKLSEWKHNPLYGIPNGNTVLDKLPRYAADSNSELGKRAIINEFFHGPLKEFYNWADKNCCLSIERKTDPGADGKDGNTSETIETSLGKIGSSPNRTALDRLARMKEVDSVSHIRRLSIKSTDSSEDVDEETCGTERGVEETVYSLAGSDKVCTTRKRVISLDQGLESFVSSVTADTENKETTDAYDPSKVETV; encoded by the coding sequence GTTAACCAGTGGTCCTCCATTACCTTGTTCATCTAGGCCCAAATCTGGTAAAGATGTCACCTATTGGAGACGaagagggcaagacttcagtgTTTTATTGGATTACACAAACCGAGGAGACACCGgctacaaaggaaacaatgtgacAAAAACTCAAAACATTCCAACGGTTGAACAACGAGGCAAAAGTTCACAAGATGCACAGCCGAAGAATATGCAGCTTAAATCTGAAGTGGTTCGAATAAATGAGCAAAAGCTTTGGATGTCAGAAGGTCAGAGTGTGACGGTGAAAGAGATGTGTGAAGACAAGTGGAGGACGGCAGTGGATCGTAAGTGTCAAAGCTTGGGCACAGAGGAATGGAAAGCTTCCTTAGGAAGACAGCTGTCTGATGGTGATGGAAACCGATTGAGACATGGCGTATTGCCTCACGTGGTTAGTGATGAAGCATTAAAAAGAGACGGATTGCCACATATGAAAAAGGAGAAGTCTCAGTCATTGCCCAGAGTTATACCAGAAAGTAATGGTAAGGAATTTCAGACAGGTCTACATTATGTAAATATGTCTGGGTTTGACAGAAACAGACTGGAAAATCAATGCTTGAAAAATGATCTTTCATTGCAGGATAATGGCTCTTATTGTAATCCTAAAACAAGTTCAAAATTGACAGACAACTTCAGGCAGAGTGCTCAATTGCCAAAAGCCAAGTTGACTCGACCACTGAAACCTCCCTCCTATGAACTGTATCAGCAAATCAGGAAAAGTTCAGAAATGCTACCTAATCTCCATATACATGGAGAAACGGATGGGCAAATAGCTTATTTTGCCAAGGACAGCGAACCAAGTGCTGACCATAATTGCTGCCCTCAGGCTCCTGCTAGCAGCAGCTTAGAGCCTCCTGTTTATGTGCCTCCCCCATCATACAAAGCACCACCTCAACCGAAAGTTGGTCAGAAATGTTTTGACAAAGTGCCTACTCGCAACAACACAGGCCAGCCCTACCAATCAACAGAGACTCTTATCGATCGGTCTCAATGGGGTCTGGAAAATCAGGAGAGCAATCAAGCTCATCAAAAACACATGTCTCATGATATTGGCACAAAGCAACATCTGCAAACTAAGAATGTAAATAATGATCTGGATAAAGATGTCACTCACGCCAGGGAGACCTATAGTTCATCACATAATGGATACACAGATGACCAAAAGGCTTTTGTCAAGTACATACCGTTTGATGATCCTCGACTTAGGCACATTACAATAGTGCAATCTGAAAAGCAATACACTGACGCAGATAATAAGTATAAACCATGGAATGCAAAGGACCATGTTACAGATGTAAACAAGACAATTGGACCATCAGACCATTGTAGTGCCTTTTCTGTTCCATCAGGGTCATATTACTCCACTCAGGCAGGCCTGAGGCCTATTGCTAATGCTGCGAATAGCAACAGATGGTTTGTCGCATCTAAGCCAGAGAGCGAGAATGGCACTGAGTCTGAACATTGTTGTAAACCATATGTTGCCGACCAGTGTGAGTCCTCATTCAAGTATAATTCAAGGGTTATTCCAACCACCAACCACCCAGTTGACTTTCCATATTCAAGTGCCAATTCTAAAGCAGAACTGCATGTAAATCAAGGCACTGTTGAAACTATGACCCAGGTAAAAAAGTGGGAACCAGATTCCCAAATTTTTGAAGTGCAAGAAAAGAAACGCCCAAAAAGAAGAATGACAGAAACTATTTTTTGTCTGGTTTCTGTGCCTGTCAAAACGTGCGAAGAAGGGTCAAATGAAGATGCATTTATTAATGACATGGGAAATGAAAACATTGAAAGGGTGATGAATGATAGTACCGGAAACTTAACAGAGCAAAGTTTTTTAAGCATGTCTTCCTCTGACTTGGAGTTACAAGCATTGACGGGGAATATGATCTCAGAAAGTGGGTTGAAGAGACCTGAACCCTGGAATGAAGTTAGCAGTCGACGTGCAGTTGGCTATAATTTTAACCAACACAGAGAATTAAGAGCCTCGGGCTCTTGGCCAGGTGACCAGTACCGAGATCAAGAAACGCAAACAAGTTTCATTAAAGGTTCCCGTACCACTCGGTCATTCACTGGTGCCATGAAAAAGGCTGGAACAGGCATCCAGATGCAAAGTCCGAACTACTCAACACCTGAATCCAGTGTATTAACGGAAGGGGGTAAAAGAAGTGCAGAAGTTACAACTATCAGTGATGAGAAACATAAGCTGAATAACTACTCAATACATGGTCAGACGAGCTTATATCCTTCTACCAACAGTGCTTTCTCAAGGACAGCTCCTAAACAGTATCAGGTCAACCATATTAACTCACACCAAAGTCAGCTTCATGGGGTTTCAAAAAGCTCGCGTGAAAGAGGCACAGATGGAAGTGCAGAAGATCAGATCGAAGAGAGACAAGGGTGTGCACAGACTTCATTAAATAATAGCAAGACGGCTGTAGGATTTGGTCAGTTCCTCTTGAAACCTGTAAACCGTCGTCCTTGGGATGCGATCAGTGAATTAGAAAGTTTCAACAAAGAGATTCAGGAACAAGAGGATCGAAACATTCCGGAATTGCAGGAGGGAAATGAAGATGACACACCTACTGCAGTTCAGTCAACAAGCTCGGACAAAGACTTATCAATCAGTCCAATAACCTACCAGAAACCGGAGCTGTGTGCGTCTGAAAAACCATCAGCTAAGCTGACCACGCCCAAAGTAAAGGAGGACGACGGTAGTGATAAAAATTGCTCAGGTTACATGAACATCACCCCTGGTGTGCAAGACATTTCTAAAAGATCCGTTGACAATAATAAATTGAGCAGCCAATCAAACAATCTATTCCATAAACCCAACAACAAAAGAACGTCCGATACTAAGAGCAGCACAATTCTAAATGTATTCACCACAAACCATGCACAATTCACAAAGTTAAAAAATGAAAAGAATGTGGAAAGCACCAATATCAAAAGGCAGTGCATAAACATCAATGGAGTTCGAACGCCCATGTATCAGTTAAGTAAAAAAAAGATGCAAAGCACAAATGATGCAGGCACATCGATCAGTGCGATGGCACCAGGTAAAAAGCCTGTGCCAACTCTGGAGACTGACTGTGATGGCAgcattggaaaaatgttttctcaaTTTGACAATGATCAGGATTATTTAGAATCTGACCTGAGCTCTCTAATCTGTCAGAAAAGCACAAAACCAAACACTGACAACCTGAATGACCTCTTTGAACAAAAAACTGCAGAAGGAATTTCCAAAAATGAATCATTGGAAGAAAGAGCTGCCAGGATTTTGGGAATAGATGTAGCAGTAGAAGCCTTGATTTCTCCAGCGAAGAAGATGCTGCAGCAGGGTACAAGAAAAAATGAGGCAAAATCTCCTGCTGAAGTTGAACTGGGCTATACCTGGGATCATCTTATAGCAGACAGGGAGAATGCTTCAGAAGAGCAACCAGGGCATGTCAAAGAGAAACCATCGGACTTCAACAAACTATCGGAATGGAAACACAACCCACTCTATGGAATCCCAAATGGGAATACTGTACTCGACAAATTACCAAGATATGCTGCTGACAGTAACAGTGAGTTGGGGAAAAGGGCCATCATAAATGAATTCTTTCATGGACCTTTAAAGGAGTTTTATAATTGGGCTGACAAAAATTGCTGTCTGAGCATAGAAAGGAAAACTGACCCAGGTGCAGACGGGAAGGATGGAAACACTTCAGAGACGATTGAAACCTCGCTAGGTAAAATTGGATCGTCCCCAAACCGAACGGCTCTGGACCGCCTGGCCAGAATGAAAGAAGTAGACTCGGTTTCCCACATCAGACGTCTCAGCATTAAAAGTACAGATTCTAGTGAGGACGTTGATGAGGAAACATGTGGCACAGAGCGAGGAGTAGAGGAAACCGTTTACTCTTTGGCCGGAAGTGACAAAGTCTGCACAACAAGGAAGAGAGTCATATCACTGGACCAGGGTTTGGAATCTTTTGTGAGTTCAGTAACGGCAGACACGGAGAACAAAGAGACGACAG